A portion of the Mycobacterium paraseoulense genome contains these proteins:
- a CDS encoding UDP-glucose dehydrogenase family protein produces the protein MYSGPIAHETVGFGTTGPIEGNEEVILKITVIGSGYVGLVTGACLADSGNDVVCVDIDQAKIDQLLAGEVPIYEPRLAELIETDRENGLIDFTTDMRRGIEHGDVIFIAVPTPMGQSGAADLTHVYSAADDIGSYMDRYKVVVNKSTVPVGTADEVRAIIRSKAKHEFDVVSNPEFLKQGKAVADFMQPDRVVIGGDSKRALDIMRELYEPFLRTFHPLIVIDIRSAEMAKYAANSFLATKISFINEISNLCEKAGADISAVREAIGADKRIGYEFLFPGIGYGGSCLPKDVQALLYTGDGLGSDMRLLRAVQQVNNEQKAALVSKIVARFGGGSPTKNLQGLRIALWGLSFKPRTDDVREAPSLIIAKTLVELGALVRAFDPEGTDKAKKALGESIEYAGNMYDAVQGADALLLLTEWKQFQRPSWQRVKSAMRGQVVFDGRNIYDPARLRTEGFEYHGMGRI, from the coding sequence ATGTACTCGGGACCGATCGCGCATGAGACCGTTGGCTTCGGGACCACGGGACCGATCGAAGGAAATGAAGAGGTCATCTTGAAGATTACGGTTATCGGATCCGGCTATGTCGGCCTCGTCACGGGTGCCTGCCTCGCGGACAGCGGCAATGACGTCGTCTGCGTCGATATCGACCAGGCCAAGATAGACCAGCTACTCGCGGGAGAAGTCCCGATTTACGAGCCCCGCCTGGCTGAGCTGATCGAAACGGACCGGGAGAACGGGCTCATCGACTTCACGACCGACATGCGGCGCGGAATCGAACACGGAGACGTGATCTTCATCGCCGTGCCAACGCCCATGGGCCAGAGTGGTGCGGCCGACCTCACCCACGTCTACTCCGCGGCTGATGATATCGGGTCTTATATGGACCGCTACAAGGTCGTCGTCAACAAGTCGACCGTTCCTGTCGGGACTGCCGACGAAGTTCGAGCGATCATTCGCAGCAAGGCCAAACACGAGTTCGACGTGGTGTCCAACCCCGAATTTCTGAAGCAGGGCAAAGCGGTCGCCGACTTCATGCAGCCCGACCGCGTGGTCATCGGCGGCGACTCTAAGCGCGCCCTCGATATCATGCGAGAGCTCTACGAGCCGTTCCTGCGCACCTTTCATCCTCTGATCGTCATCGACATCAGGAGCGCCGAGATGGCGAAGTACGCGGCCAACTCCTTTCTCGCGACCAAGATTTCCTTTATCAACGAGATCTCGAACTTGTGCGAGAAGGCCGGTGCCGATATCTCGGCGGTGCGGGAGGCCATCGGGGCGGACAAGCGCATTGGTTATGAATTCCTGTTTCCCGGCATCGGCTATGGCGGGTCATGCTTGCCGAAAGATGTTCAGGCCCTTCTATATACCGGCGACGGTCTGGGGTCGGACATGCGTCTGCTGCGCGCGGTCCAGCAGGTCAACAACGAGCAAAAGGCCGCCCTAGTGTCCAAGATCGTTGCCCGTTTCGGGGGCGGGTCGCCTACGAAGAATCTGCAAGGCCTGCGCATCGCGCTCTGGGGACTCAGCTTCAAGCCACGGACCGACGACGTGCGCGAGGCCCCCTCGTTAATCATCGCGAAAACGCTGGTCGAACTCGGGGCGCTAGTTCGGGCCTTTGACCCCGAAGGAACCGATAAGGCGAAAAAGGCGCTCGGAGAGTCGATCGAGTACGCCGGAAACATGTACGACGCGGTCCAGGGCGCCGACGCGTTGCTCCTGCTGACGGAGTGGAAGCAGTTCCAGCGGCCGTCTTGGCAGCGCGTCAAGTCGGCGATGCGAGGCCAGGTGGTCTTCGATGGCCGCAACATCTACGACCCTGCACGCCTACGGACTGAGGGCTTCGAGTACCACGGCATGGGTCGGATTTAA
- a CDS encoding NAD-dependent epimerase/dehydratase family protein — protein sequence MTVTLTGATGFVGRQILRNLLERGCSVRVLVRNPSCIDEVPARGALEVVNTPDLFAESTGRLEELLEGSEILVHAAWYAEPGKYLTSSLNLSCLTGTLNLASAFATVGGKRFVGIGSCAEYDSSAGLMTTDTPLAPNTLYAACKASAFQVLRYFLGGEGMSFAWCRIFYLYGEGEDERRLVPYIRRQLAARQEVFLTRGDQVRDFLNVKDAARMIADVALGQHQGAVNICSGEPVTIRQLAESIADEYSQRALLRFGARPENAFDPPRIVGVRKDVR from the coding sequence GTGACCGTTACCTTAACCGGAGCAACGGGATTCGTCGGAAGGCAGATCCTGCGCAATCTCCTCGAACGGGGCTGCTCGGTGAGGGTGCTCGTTCGCAACCCGTCCTGTATTGATGAGGTCCCGGCACGTGGAGCGCTAGAGGTCGTGAACACGCCCGACTTGTTTGCCGAATCGACCGGCCGACTGGAAGAGTTGCTAGAAGGATCGGAAATCCTGGTGCATGCGGCTTGGTATGCGGAGCCGGGCAAATACCTCACGTCCTCACTGAACCTTTCGTGCCTCACTGGCACGCTCAACCTGGCCTCCGCATTTGCGACGGTCGGGGGCAAGCGATTCGTTGGCATCGGAAGCTGCGCCGAGTACGACTCTTCAGCAGGCTTGATGACGACCGATACCCCGTTGGCACCGAATACTTTGTATGCCGCCTGCAAGGCGTCGGCCTTTCAGGTGCTCCGTTATTTCTTGGGCGGGGAAGGCATGAGCTTTGCCTGGTGCCGGATCTTCTACTTATACGGGGAAGGCGAAGATGAGCGGCGATTGGTGCCATACATTCGCAGGCAACTAGCGGCCCGCCAGGAAGTGTTCCTCACCCGCGGCGACCAGGTGCGCGATTTTCTCAATGTGAAAGACGCCGCTCGGATGATCGCCGATGTCGCACTGGGGCAGCATCAGGGGGCGGTGAACATCTGCTCAGGTGAACCGGTGACCATTCGACAACTCGCCGAAAGTATTGCGGACGAGTACAGCCAGCGTGCACTGTTGCGTTTTGGGGCAAGGCCCGAGAACGCTTTTGACCCGCCCCGGATTGTCGGAGTGCGAAAAGACGTGCGATGA
- a CDS encoding NAD-dependent epimerase/dehydratase family protein, protein MLTWVVGRGGLLGSAVSRAIGQRFMGLPVPWEDHDAAVAALDSDLERFVRAARNGDWSVIWAAGSGVIGSTADQLDTETSVMSHLVTRMRDFRPDGRGAFFLSSSAGGIYAGSTHPPFSESTTPRPLSPYGEAKLAQEEILQTTLGGCVPVVIGRFSNLVGPGQNLMKHQGLVSQLCRAAVTRQSLNVFVPMETLRDYLYVDDAAAMARTLVENTVRNQPLTPVLRNISSQRPVSVCAVVRTVQQVAHRTVRIALGTSPSSHYHVRDLRLYTDFPHDFRGVAITPFPVTVKRVYDDVLWRVRLRVSEPVLNNSRQKAAL, encoded by the coding sequence GTGCTTACCTGGGTCGTGGGTCGCGGCGGACTGCTCGGCAGCGCCGTGTCGCGGGCGATTGGCCAGAGATTCATGGGACTTCCGGTGCCATGGGAAGACCACGATGCGGCGGTCGCCGCGCTCGACTCCGATCTTGAGCGATTCGTCCGAGCGGCCAGAAACGGCGATTGGTCGGTTATTTGGGCGGCCGGCAGCGGCGTCATCGGCTCCACGGCTGACCAACTAGACACTGAGACAAGCGTCATGTCTCACCTAGTTACAAGAATGCGCGACTTTCGGCCAGACGGTCGCGGTGCGTTCTTCCTCTCATCCTCCGCGGGCGGTATCTATGCCGGCTCGACTCACCCACCATTTAGTGAGTCGACGACGCCGCGGCCGCTCAGCCCCTACGGCGAGGCGAAACTCGCTCAGGAGGAGATCTTGCAGACGACGCTCGGAGGCTGCGTCCCCGTGGTCATCGGACGGTTCTCAAATCTCGTCGGGCCTGGTCAGAACCTGATGAAACATCAAGGTCTCGTCAGTCAGCTGTGCCGGGCCGCCGTCACACGACAATCGCTAAATGTTTTCGTGCCGATGGAGACGCTCCGCGACTACTTGTACGTGGATGATGCGGCCGCGATGGCTCGCACGCTGGTCGAGAATACCGTGCGCAACCAGCCGCTGACGCCGGTGTTACGCAACATTTCATCTCAACGGCCTGTGTCCGTCTGCGCTGTCGTACGGACGGTGCAACAGGTTGCGCACCGTACGGTCCGCATCGCGCTGGGGACCAGCCCGTCATCGCATTATCATGTTAGAGACCTGCGGCTTTACACTGACTTTCCGCATGATTTCCGGGGCGTGGCGATCACGCCGTTTCCCGTGACAGTCAAACGCGTGTACGACGATGTACTGTGGCGTGTGCGCCTCCGGGTATCGGAACCTGTGCTGAATAATTCTCGCCAAAAGGCCGCCCTTTAG
- a CDS encoding glycosyltransferase: MTGERQLTRVDSVSVVIPVYNGAATLPHVVKELGQLRSIQETAGGRQFRVDEVLLVWDRGIRGSDDVVRELAASDEWVRPVWLSRNFGQHAATLAGMTSSGGDWIVTMDEDGQHDPAYIGDFLDKAYRDRTQLVYASPKNRPPHGGFRNASSWLTKWLFLHVLVSSEGLRAFNSYRLILGEAGRSVAAYAGAGVFLDVALSWVVADPSTCPVLMRQEGRPASAYTFRRLVSHFWRLVVSSGTRPLRFVSMMGILFALLGLGVAIYSVIQKAVGGITVQGWTSVFVAVLVLGGVVLFALGIIAEYIAASASMAMGKPVYVIVRDPGDIFDGPAD, encoded by the coding sequence GTGACTGGCGAACGTCAATTAACCCGTGTGGACTCGGTCAGCGTCGTGATTCCGGTCTACAACGGAGCGGCGACCTTGCCCCACGTGGTGAAGGAGCTTGGACAACTCCGTTCGATACAGGAAACCGCCGGCGGTCGTCAGTTCCGCGTCGACGAGGTGCTCCTCGTGTGGGATCGGGGTATTCGCGGTAGCGACGACGTCGTCCGTGAGCTGGCTGCAAGCGACGAATGGGTCCGCCCGGTATGGCTGTCCCGCAACTTCGGACAACATGCCGCCACCCTCGCGGGTATGACGTCGTCAGGCGGCGACTGGATCGTCACGATGGACGAGGATGGACAGCACGATCCGGCATATATCGGCGACTTTCTCGACAAGGCATACCGGGATCGCACACAACTCGTGTACGCCTCGCCGAAGAACCGACCACCCCACGGTGGCTTCCGCAACGCTTCGTCTTGGCTAACGAAGTGGCTGTTCTTGCACGTGCTGGTGTCGTCCGAAGGGCTAAGGGCCTTCAACAGTTATCGACTGATCCTCGGCGAGGCCGGACGAAGTGTCGCCGCCTACGCTGGCGCGGGCGTGTTTCTTGACGTCGCTTTGTCTTGGGTTGTCGCCGACCCCTCAACCTGTCCGGTATTGATGCGCCAAGAAGGACGACCCGCTAGTGCGTATACCTTCCGGCGCTTGGTCTCGCATTTCTGGCGGCTCGTTGTCTCTTCGGGTACCCGCCCGCTGCGCTTCGTGTCCATGATGGGCATTCTGTTCGCCCTTCTCGGTTTGGGCGTGGCGATCTATAGCGTGATCCAGAAAGCGGTCGGAGGTATCACCGTGCAGGGGTGGACATCGGTGTTCGTGGCGGTGCTTGTCCTCGGAGGAGTCGTCTTGTTCGCGCTGGGAATCATCGCCGAGTATATCGCCGCTTCGGCCAGTATGGCGATGGGCAAACCGGTGTACGTCATCGTCCGCGATCCCGGTGACATCTTCGATGGCCCGGCGGACTGA
- a CDS encoding methyltransferase domain-containing protein: MKFSELPARSVVNLYAGDLPDMPEYRSRQQVGLSLTQADEWHIRHDVTKPLPLSDESVDTYQSEDVFEHIAYGKIPATLFEIYRVLKKGGLFRLSLPDYRCDLLYERSVKDGEGNIVFDPFGGGAYKRRPPIFGKKTVVKGGHVWFPKFEDAAQLLRNTEFSSVEFLHYYDENGAPHTKPIDYSKGFVKRTPDNDERVSRPFRPMSIVVDCIK; encoded by the coding sequence ATGAAGTTCAGCGAACTACCCGCACGTTCGGTTGTTAATTTATACGCCGGCGATCTGCCGGACATGCCCGAGTATCGCAGTCGGCAACAGGTGGGCTTGTCACTGACACAAGCTGACGAGTGGCATATTCGTCACGACGTTACCAAGCCACTGCCCCTGTCCGATGAATCTGTCGATACGTACCAGTCTGAGGACGTTTTCGAGCACATCGCGTATGGAAAGATCCCCGCCACACTTTTCGAAATATACCGGGTACTCAAAAAGGGCGGGCTCTTCAGGTTGTCACTCCCCGATTATCGCTGCGACTTACTCTACGAGCGATCGGTCAAAGACGGCGAGGGTAACATCGTGTTCGATCCGTTCGGGGGCGGGGCGTACAAACGGCGGCCTCCGATCTTTGGCAAGAAGACGGTCGTGAAGGGTGGCCATGTTTGGTTCCCCAAATTTGAGGATGCTGCTCAGCTGCTCAGGAATACAGAATTTTCCTCCGTGGAATTCCTTCATTACTACGATGAAAATGGAGCTCCTCATACGAAGCCAATTGACTACTCGAAAGGCTTTGTCAAGAGAACCCCGGACAACGACGAGAGAGTGTCGCGTCCCTTCAGGCCGATGTCGATAGTGGTTGACTGCATCAAGTGA